The following proteins are encoded in a genomic region of Grus americana isolate bGruAme1 chromosome 5, bGruAme1.mat, whole genome shotgun sequence:
- the CD151 gene encoding CD151 antigen isoform X2, which yields MREYTEKKETCGTICLKYLLFIFNFFFWLAGGAVMAVGTWTLAEKSDYISLLSSSTYSATAYILVVAGVVVMVTGILGCCATFKERRNLLRVYFILLLCIFLLEIIAGILAYIYYQQLSMELKQNLKNTMTQKYRKEGEESVTGAVDKLQQEFKCCGSNNYTDWADSVWIKSPEANGRKVPDSCCKTITDLCGRRDHPSNIYKESGCITKLENFIQEHLRIIGAVGISIACVQIFGMIFTCCLYKSLKPEPY from the exons ATGCGTGAGTatacagaaaagaaggaaacatgTGGGACCATCTGTCTCAAGTACCTGCTCTTcatcttcaacttttttttctgg CTGGCTGGCGGGGCCGTCATGGCAGTGGGCACCTGGACCCTAGCTGAGAAGAGTGACTACATCAGCCTGCTGTCCTCCAGCACATATTCAGCAACTGCTTATATTCTGGTGGTGGCCGGGGTGGTTGTCATGGTTACTGGCATCCTTGGTTGCTGTGCCACATTCAAAGAGCGTCGGAATTTGCTAAGAGTG TACTTCATATTGTTGCTGTGCATCTTTCTCCTGGAGATCATTGCTGGAATCCTGGCCTATATCTACTATCAGCAG CTGAGCATGGAACTGAAGCAAAATTTGAAGAACACCATGACCCAGAAGTACcggaaggagggagaagagagtgTTACCGGCGCTGTAGACAAACTGCAGCAGGAG TTCAAGTGCTGTGGGAGCAACAACTACACAGACTGGGCTGACAGCGTGTGGATCAAATCTCCAGAGGCCAATGGACGGAAAGTCCCAGACAGCTGCTGTAAGACGATAACTGACCTGTGTGGCCGAAGAGACCATCCTTCCAACATCTACAAGGAG AGTGGTTGCATTACCAAGCTGGAAAACTTCATTCAAGAGCATCTGAGAATTATCGGGGCAGTGGGGATCAGCATTGCTTGTGTGCAG ATCTTTGGGATGATTTTCACCTGCTGCTTGTACAAGAGTTTAAAGCCAGAACCATATTAA
- the CD151 gene encoding CD151 antigen isoform X1, with the protein MREYTEKKETCGTICLKYLLFIFNFFFWLAGGAVMAVGTWTLAEKSDYISLLSSSTYSATAYILVVAGVVVMVTGILGCCATFKERRNLLRVYFILLLCIFLLEIIAGILAYIYYQQYFPVSPQLSMELKQNLKNTMTQKYRKEGEESVTGAVDKLQQEFKCCGSNNYTDWADSVWIKSPEANGRKVPDSCCKTITDLCGRRDHPSNIYKESGCITKLENFIQEHLRIIGAVGISIACVQIFGMIFTCCLYKSLKPEPY; encoded by the exons ATGCGTGAGTatacagaaaagaaggaaacatgTGGGACCATCTGTCTCAAGTACCTGCTCTTcatcttcaacttttttttctgg CTGGCTGGCGGGGCCGTCATGGCAGTGGGCACCTGGACCCTAGCTGAGAAGAGTGACTACATCAGCCTGCTGTCCTCCAGCACATATTCAGCAACTGCTTATATTCTGGTGGTGGCCGGGGTGGTTGTCATGGTTACTGGCATCCTTGGTTGCTGTGCCACATTCAAAGAGCGTCGGAATTTGCTAAGAGTG TACTTCATATTGTTGCTGTGCATCTTTCTCCTGGAGATCATTGCTGGAATCCTGGCCTATATCTACTATCAGCAG TACTTCCCCGTGAGCCCGCAG CTGAGCATGGAACTGAAGCAAAATTTGAAGAACACCATGACCCAGAAGTACcggaaggagggagaagagagtgTTACCGGCGCTGTAGACAAACTGCAGCAGGAG TTCAAGTGCTGTGGGAGCAACAACTACACAGACTGGGCTGACAGCGTGTGGATCAAATCTCCAGAGGCCAATGGACGGAAAGTCCCAGACAGCTGCTGTAAGACGATAACTGACCTGTGTGGCCGAAGAGACCATCCTTCCAACATCTACAAGGAG AGTGGTTGCATTACCAAGCTGGAAAACTTCATTCAAGAGCATCTGAGAATTATCGGGGCAGTGGGGATCAGCATTGCTTGTGTGCAG ATCTTTGGGATGATTTTCACCTGCTGCTTGTACAAGAGTTTAAAGCCAGAACCATATTAA